One Paenibacillus sp. J23TS9 DNA segment encodes these proteins:
- a CDS encoding DUF4832 domain-containing protein, translating to MNKAVTVYPIVIDDILSNPGIGFTAAPGLMGNPDRIFDNRGEEQKKYKFAEDSRTYNHPDSKVYFCSVRWRDLETVKGVYNWEALEEKLDYAQSIGCTAVVRCSPYALSEEDDIPAWFRAEHPEEPDFPFWRVDPKETPYVLYWSNLIKAFAARFDGHPVISSVDLTIVGAWGEGGGTEFLEPEAIRQITDAYFDGFKITPLQALLHDSQSIKIMKDRKAKVGFRVDCLGDMGGFHGQEWSHMTDFYPQNIQNFNMGDAWEKAPILFEACWHMNDWYLQGWDIDYIIQETLKWHISSFNNKAAVVPEPWKENIKAWLNKMGYRFEIRKFMYDSVVKAGGELEIHALWANVGVAPMYNRYPLVVRLVGQDQTYTLHSGEDIRGWLPDEDIAWEESFSLPGGMSEGEYRLEIGIETGVKEIGNIRLAIEGYTQGYYPMGKLFVEREEEGNG from the coding sequence GTGAACAAAGCAGTAACGGTTTACCCGATTGTGATAGATGACATCCTAAGCAACCCGGGCATTGGTTTTACAGCGGCACCGGGGTTAATGGGCAACCCGGACCGTATTTTCGACAATCGGGGGGAAGAACAGAAGAAATATAAGTTCGCGGAAGACAGCAGAACCTACAATCATCCTGACAGCAAAGTGTATTTCTGCAGCGTGCGCTGGCGGGACTTGGAAACGGTCAAAGGCGTATACAACTGGGAAGCGCTGGAGGAAAAGCTGGACTACGCACAATCGATTGGCTGTACGGCCGTGGTTCGTTGTTCGCCATACGCGTTAAGCGAAGAGGACGATATACCGGCATGGTTCCGGGCGGAACATCCGGAGGAGCCCGACTTTCCATTCTGGAGAGTAGACCCGAAAGAAACGCCATACGTGTTGTATTGGTCTAACTTGATCAAGGCATTTGCCGCGCGGTTTGACGGGCATCCGGTCATCAGTTCGGTAGATTTGACGATTGTGGGAGCCTGGGGAGAAGGCGGGGGAACCGAGTTTTTAGAGCCGGAGGCCATTCGGCAGATTACGGATGCCTACTTCGACGGATTTAAAATAACGCCTCTTCAGGCACTGCTGCATGACTCGCAGTCGATCAAGATCATGAAAGACCGCAAAGCCAAAGTAGGCTTTCGTGTCGATTGCTTGGGCGATATGGGAGGCTTCCATGGTCAAGAGTGGTCGCATATGACGGATTTCTATCCCCAGAATATTCAGAATTTTAACATGGGCGATGCTTGGGAGAAGGCTCCGATTCTATTTGAAGCATGCTGGCACATGAATGACTGGTATCTGCAGGGCTGGGATATCGATTATATCATTCAAGAAACGCTGAAATGGCATATCTCTTCCTTTAACAACAAGGCAGCGGTAGTTCCGGAGCCGTGGAAAGAGAATATCAAGGCATGGCTTAACAAGATGGGATACCGCTTTGAAATCAGAAAATTTATGTATGACTCCGTAGTGAAGGCGGGGGGAGAGCTGGAAATTCATGCGTTATGGGCTAATGTTGGCGTTGCTCCGATGTATAACCGTTATCCGCTTGTGGTGAGGCTTGTTGGCCAGGATCAAACCTATACGCTGCATAGCGGAGAAGACATTAGGGGATGGCTGCCGGACGAAGATATCGCATGGGAAGAAAGCTTCTCTCTGCCAGGCGGAATGTCCGAAGGAGAGTATCGTTTGGAGATTGGCATCGAAACCGGCGTGAAAGAAATCGGAAATATCCGGCTGGCGATCGAGGGATATACGCAAGGCTACTACCCGATGGGTAAGCTTTTCGTTGAACGGGAGGAAGAAGGGAATGGATAG
- a CDS encoding LacI family DNA-binding transcriptional regulator, whose translation MSTIRDVAKLAQVSTATVSRVLNNDTKYKITDETRERVWQAVTQLNYKISASPKRKVLTSDHSENKTHTKIGCVLSVTKDKYNDPYFMSILTGVEERLLSAGYDIAFIRTGIELNDSKILFHTFSEPITGLILMESLNNETYEYIRKQVPYIVGIDTEREDIDNVGYDHYNVATMAVNHLIEKGHTQVGYIGGGGLKGNLKDSRRYRGYFATMHAAGLSVNPDWVIDCMWDEMVCIEQINHLCKTKNLPTAFFVGSDLMAMAALNGLYNNGVSVPHEVAVIGLSNIEVSKYSNPPLSTIDVPTKEIGMVAVDNLIDRMNGNQLLPKKVILPTRLILRSST comes from the coding sequence ATGAGTACGATTCGGGATGTTGCTAAACTAGCCCAAGTATCCACTGCCACCGTATCCAGAGTTTTAAACAATGATACGAAATATAAAATCACGGACGAAACGCGGGAAAGAGTCTGGCAAGCTGTTACGCAGCTTAACTATAAAATCAGTGCAAGCCCCAAGCGAAAAGTTTTGACGAGTGATCATTCCGAGAACAAAACGCATACAAAAATCGGGTGCGTATTAAGCGTTACAAAAGATAAATACAACGATCCTTATTTCATGTCGATCTTAACCGGCGTGGAAGAGCGATTGCTCAGTGCCGGGTATGACATTGCCTTTATTCGGACCGGCATTGAACTGAATGACAGCAAAATCTTATTTCATACCTTCAGCGAACCGATTACCGGTCTGATCCTTATGGAATCTTTGAACAACGAAACCTATGAGTACATACGCAAGCAGGTACCGTATATCGTGGGGATTGATACAGAACGCGAGGATATCGATAATGTGGGCTATGATCATTACAATGTTGCTACGATGGCCGTAAACCACCTCATTGAAAAAGGACATACTCAGGTTGGATATATCGGGGGAGGCGGATTAAAGGGCAACTTGAAAGACAGTCGCCGCTATCGTGGCTACTTTGCCACCATGCATGCTGCCGGATTGTCCGTAAATCCCGATTGGGTTATCGATTGTATGTGGGATGAAATGGTCTGTATCGAACAGATCAATCACTTATGCAAGACCAAGAACTTACCGACCGCCTTCTTCGTCGGAAGCGATCTAATGGCCATGGCTGCCCTCAATGGCTTGTATAACAACGGCGTCTCCGTTCCTCATGAAGTGGCTGTTATAGGTCTGTCCAATATTGAGGTATCTAAGTATTCCAATCCTCCCCTGTCTACGATCGATGTGCCAACCAAAGAAATCGGCATGGTCGCCGTCGATAACTTAATCGATCGAATGAATGGAAACCAGCTGCTGCCTAAGAAGGTTATTTTGCCTACCCGCTTGATCTTACGAAGTTCAACGTAG
- a CDS encoding PQQ-binding-like beta-propeller repeat protein, whose amino-acid sequence MRKWTMASAGLLLAGTLGSVWTGSPAWAQTSGPNASYSSPGSDFYSANPVPLTKPTWTAALDAPKSSSASNPSAVTAGQGRVYYIAGGKLIAKAAATGKTLWSFGTGLGDAAIADSNGTALYVGAKDGSIYRVDAATGQGARIYRAPSGQMPSVSVDGGTLYVFAGGSLISVDLATGKEKWRNQDGKSLPQRVGGTLLSGAVESGAITVYTTYAIDPATGKTLWRLSGDHSGLLKSEGDKLYFQDQWPNADYVETSANIDEVDVKTGKITASKKFVAKTEGGSPVYPPSKVVMDGNDVYAAVAGEGVYRFNYDTDPAVVKPELIADRGEFIAGPYNGKLFFLNEDNRGIHARKVVDRSMVYYNGPDNPASRIDMIQSGLFVGQTDGTVYALNVSTGKALFRVQTAARSYGAFQVESGMLLVQAEGQLYAYPLPSELMKPASTGSAAGAFMKSDAKVTLDGKALALPAGTGVMTTDNRMFIPFRSLTEALGAKVAYDAPTKRTTVTYGSRVFSIADGSPFALADGKQVALTYSPATLNDSLYVPIKDFGDLLGVQVKWNAGTRTVEVSKEAAAAK is encoded by the coding sequence ATGCGAAAATGGACAATGGCGTCCGCCGGGCTGCTGCTCGCCGGAACGCTTGGAAGTGTCTGGACAGGCTCACCCGCGTGGGCTCAAACATCCGGTCCGAACGCAAGTTATTCGAGCCCGGGCTCGGATTTTTATTCGGCGAATCCGGTGCCGCTCACCAAGCCGACATGGACGGCGGCGCTCGATGCGCCCAAGAGCTCGTCCGCCTCCAATCCTTCCGCGGTCACCGCGGGGCAGGGGCGCGTCTACTACATCGCTGGCGGCAAGCTGATCGCGAAGGCGGCCGCCACCGGAAAGACGCTGTGGTCTTTCGGGACGGGGCTTGGCGATGCCGCCATCGCGGATTCAAACGGAACAGCGCTTTACGTTGGCGCCAAAGACGGCTCAATCTATCGGGTCGATGCGGCCACTGGCCAAGGCGCGCGCATCTACCGGGCTCCTTCGGGGCAGATGCCGTCGGTATCCGTGGACGGCGGGACCTTGTATGTCTTTGCCGGCGGATCGCTTATCTCGGTCGATCTGGCAACAGGCAAGGAGAAATGGCGGAATCAGGACGGCAAGTCCTTGCCTCAGCGCGTCGGCGGCACGCTGCTATCAGGGGCCGTAGAGTCGGGAGCGATTACCGTCTATACAACCTACGCGATCGATCCCGCCACGGGCAAGACGCTCTGGCGGCTGTCCGGCGACCATTCGGGTCTTCTTAAATCGGAAGGGGATAAGCTGTACTTCCAGGACCAATGGCCGAATGCCGATTACGTAGAGACTTCGGCGAACATCGACGAGGTGGATGTGAAGACCGGCAAAATTACGGCAAGCAAGAAGTTCGTCGCCAAAACGGAAGGCGGCAGTCCGGTCTACCCCCCGTCCAAAGTGGTGATGGACGGCAATGATGTCTATGCAGCTGTGGCCGGGGAGGGTGTCTATCGCTTCAATTATGACACCGACCCCGCCGTTGTGAAGCCGGAATTGATTGCGGACCGGGGTGAATTCATCGCCGGCCCCTATAACGGCAAGCTGTTTTTCCTGAATGAAGACAATCGCGGGATTCATGCGCGCAAAGTCGTGGATCGCTCGATGGTCTATTATAACGGCCCCGACAATCCGGCCTCCCGCATCGATATGATCCAATCCGGTTTGTTCGTCGGGCAGACGGACGGTACGGTGTACGCGCTGAACGTCTCAACGGGCAAAGCCTTATTCCGTGTGCAGACGGCGGCCCGCAGTTACGGGGCGTTCCAGGTAGAGAGCGGCATGCTGCTCGTCCAGGCGGAAGGCCAACTGTATGCTTATCCGCTGCCTTCCGAATTGATGAAGCCAGCTTCTACGGGCAGTGCGGCGGGCGCTTTTATGAAGTCGGATGCCAAGGTCACGCTGGATGGGAAGGCGCTCGCGCTGCCGGCCGGGACGGGCGTCATGACAACGGACAACCGGATGTTCATCCCTTTCCGATCGCTGACGGAAGCGCTCGGAGCCAAGGTCGCCTACGACGCGCCGACGAAGCGGACGACCGTGACCTACGGATCTCGCGTCTTCTCGATCGCGGACGGCTCTCCTTTCGCTCTCGCAGACGGGAAGCAAGTCGCGCTGACCTACTCGCCGGCGACGCTGAACGATTCGCTTTATGTTCCGATCAAGGACTTTGGCGATCTGCTGGGTGTTCAAGTGAAATGGAACGCCGGCACGCGCACGGTGGAAGTCTCCAAGGAAGCAGCCGCGGCGAAATAG
- a CDS encoding carbohydrate ABC transporter permease produces the protein MSAAKLLRTKIFPHTMLILFSVLFLFPFVWLVFTSLKSSTEIFELPPRIIPEAFQWSNYKAALETVPFGRYMLNTVIICVVCIIGQLFASPLVAYSISRIPWAGSKVIFAIVLATMILPSQVQLIPQYIIFAKLGWINTILPLTIGAFFGAPFYIFLLRQFLLGIPRELSEAAKMDGASEFRIYSQIILPTLKPALATVALFTFVGAYTDFMGPLIYLNDAAKWTLTLGLQGFQQDHGAQWEKLMAASTIMAIPMILLYFFGQKYYMQSGSAFTGFK, from the coding sequence ATGAGCGCTGCAAAGCTGCTTCGAACGAAGATTTTTCCGCATACGATGCTGATCCTGTTCTCGGTACTTTTTTTGTTTCCTTTCGTTTGGCTTGTGTTCACCTCGCTCAAGTCGTCGACTGAAATTTTCGAGCTGCCGCCGCGAATCATACCGGAAGCCTTTCAATGGTCGAATTACAAGGCCGCGTTAGAAACCGTGCCGTTTGGCCGTTACATGCTGAATACCGTGATCATCTGCGTGGTGTGCATTATTGGACAATTATTCGCTTCTCCGCTCGTTGCCTATTCGATTTCCCGAATCCCATGGGCGGGAAGCAAAGTCATCTTTGCGATCGTCTTGGCTACGATGATCCTGCCGTCGCAGGTGCAATTGATTCCGCAGTATATCATTTTTGCCAAGCTTGGATGGATCAACACCATTCTGCCGCTTACGATCGGGGCCTTTTTCGGAGCGCCGTTCTACATTTTCTTATTGCGGCAGTTTCTCTTAGGCATTCCAAGGGAGCTGTCTGAAGCTGCAAAAATGGACGGGGCTTCGGAATTCCGCATCTACTCTCAAATTATTCTGCCAACCTTGAAGCCGGCGTTAGCGACGGTGGCTTTGTTTACCTTCGTGGGTGCCTATACGGACTTTATGGGTCCGCTTATTTACTTGAACGATGCTGCCAAATGGACGCTTACGCTCGGTCTGCAGGGATTCCAGCAGGATCACGGGGCACAATGGGAAAAGCTGATGGCTGCGTCAACGATTATGGCAATTCCGATGATTTTGCTCTATTTTTTCGGGCAGAAATACTATATGCAGTCCGGGTCGGCGTTTACCGGGTTCAAATAG
- a CDS encoding carbohydrate ABC transporter permease: MRDSVSGKTSLRRKGWTRKEWHYFWLGLIFASPWIIGFLIFTVYPFFSSLYFSLTEYDLFNPPRWVGMDNYKAIMKDHNFYKSISNTLFMAFISVPVTLFSSLLIAMLLNFKVKGINYYRTIFYLPAVIPGVASALLWTWMLNPDFGLVNIFLRWAGLPDPAWLLDPQFTKPSLILMGLWGSGAGALIFLAALQGVPQTYYEAAEVDGANWWYRFWKITVPALSPIILFQLIMGLIGAFQIFTESYILAGGKAGGGNSLGGPAQSLLFYAVNLYQEAFINLKMGYASALAWILFIIVMLITLLVLKTSKRWVYYGGE, translated from the coding sequence ATGAGAGACTCCGTCTCCGGCAAAACGTCTTTAAGGAGAAAGGGCTGGACGAGAAAGGAATGGCATTATTTTTGGCTGGGGCTCATCTTCGCTTCCCCATGGATCATCGGGTTCCTGATTTTTACCGTGTACCCTTTCTTCAGCTCTCTATACTTCAGTTTGACGGAATATGATCTGTTTAATCCGCCAAGATGGGTAGGCATGGACAATTACAAGGCGATCATGAAAGACCATAATTTTTATAAATCTATCAGCAATACGCTGTTTATGGCGTTCATATCCGTTCCTGTCACGTTGTTCAGCTCTTTGCTCATTGCGATGCTGCTGAACTTCAAAGTCAAAGGCATCAATTATTATCGTACGATATTTTATCTTCCTGCAGTGATTCCCGGCGTGGCGAGCGCCCTGCTCTGGACATGGATGCTCAATCCGGACTTCGGCCTCGTCAATATTTTTCTCCGCTGGGCAGGTCTTCCCGATCCGGCTTGGCTGCTCGATCCTCAGTTTACCAAGCCTTCCCTGATTCTGATGGGACTTTGGGGCTCTGGAGCGGGTGCGCTTATATTTCTGGCAGCCCTGCAAGGGGTGCCGCAAACCTATTACGAAGCGGCCGAAGTCGATGGCGCCAACTGGTGGTACCGGTTTTGGAAGATCACGGTCCCGGCGCTGTCGCCGATTATTTTATTTCAGCTCATTATGGGTCTGATTGGCGCGTTTCAGATTTTCACGGAATCCTATATTCTTGCGGGGGGAAAAGCGGGCGGAGGCAACTCCCTCGGCGGACCCGCGCAGTCGTTATTATTCTACGCCGTCAATCTGTATCAGGAAGCCTTCATCAATCTGAAGATGGGCTACGCTTCGGCGCTGGCCTGGATCCTGTTCATTATTGTCATGCTGATTACGCTGCTGGTTCTGAAAACATCCAAACGCTGGGTTTACTACGGAGGTGAATAG